From one Shewanella sp. GD04112 genomic stretch:
- a CDS encoding cytoplasmic protein: MTLKALLNQLKTEHKLTSAAELAALLAQDEALVQQIKQADAQYWVNFSKQTFDGWYCIATPSNASYHVYYQERGQHCWEEEVFSNQYLAIATAIFASGLFHAE, translated from the coding sequence ATGACACTCAAAGCACTACTCAATCAGTTAAAAACCGAGCACAAGCTCACCAGCGCAGCCGAACTGGCAGCGCTATTGGCGCAAGATGAAGCGCTAGTCCAGCAGATCAAACAGGCGGATGCGCAGTATTGGGTCAACTTTAGCAAGCAGACCTTTGATGGTTGGTACTGCATCGCTACGCCATCGAATGCCAGCTACCATGTGTACTATCAAGAGCGTGGGCAACATTGCTGGGAAGAAGAAGTATTTAGCAATCAGTACTTGGCCATAGCCACCGCGATATTTGCTTCAGGACTGTTCCATGCTGAATAA
- a CDS encoding sulfite exporter TauE/SafE family protein, whose amino-acid sequence MDWLLIALAGLLGGMLNAVAGGGSFITLFALVFVGVPPLLANATGTAALLPGYLASAWRFRKEIEYPANLNLKTLCLIAIAGGCLGAAILLSTSEQVFANLVPWLILLATLAFIGGPWLLKKRLANASITRENTVKPLTAMMILFIVCIYGGYFNGGLGIILLATFGLLGQTQLHGMNGLKNLLSALLTTIAVVIYALGNLIDGQYLLLLAIMAIIGGYLGAALAYRIPQSLLRGFIVLVGFAMSVGFFMR is encoded by the coding sequence ATGGATTGGTTACTGATCGCCCTCGCTGGCTTGCTCGGCGGCATGTTAAATGCGGTGGCGGGTGGTGGCAGCTTTATCACCTTATTTGCCCTTGTGTTTGTGGGCGTACCGCCACTGTTGGCTAACGCGACGGGCACTGCCGCCCTGCTCCCCGGCTACCTTGCCAGTGCCTGGCGTTTTCGAAAAGAGATTGAATATCCTGCAAATCTTAATCTAAAAACCCTGTGCCTGATCGCCATTGCGGGCGGATGCCTAGGCGCGGCGATTCTGCTAAGCACCAGCGAGCAAGTGTTCGCTAATCTCGTCCCTTGGCTGATTTTGCTGGCCACACTCGCCTTTATTGGTGGACCTTGGTTACTGAAAAAACGCTTAGCGAATGCCAGTATCACCCGTGAGAATACCGTCAAGCCACTGACAGCAATGATGATTCTCTTCATCGTTTGTATTTACGGCGGCTATTTTAACGGGGGATTAGGGATTATTTTACTCGCCACCTTTGGGTTACTCGGCCAAACCCAATTACATGGGATGAACGGGCTTAAAAATTTACTCTCCGCCCTACTCACCACCATTGCCGTGGTGATTTACGCCCTAGGTAATCTGATTGACGGGCAATATCTATTACTGCTTGCCATTATGGCGATTATTGGCGGCTATCTTGGCGCCGCGCTGGCTTATCGCATACCTCAATCCCTGTTGCGGGGTTTTATTGTGCTTGTCGGTTTCGCCATGAGTGTGGGATTTTTT
- a CDS encoding DJ-1/PfpI family protein, which translates to MYQIAIVIFDEFTDIDFFLMRDILGRTTTDWTVKVLGTQPSHRSSLGMTVETHGHVAQVADADVVLFSSGYKGVPGALADSEFMSALKLDPSRQLLGSICAGSFFFAKLGLLDNISATTHPDAKPALVAMGVEVEDCALVINGNIATAGGCLSSLYLTGWVAERLFDSTKRREIHRQLIPAGQADVFDALIESSIASAIR; encoded by the coding sequence ATGTACCAGATTGCGATTGTGATATTTGATGAATTTACCGATATCGATTTCTTTTTAATGCGCGATATTCTCGGCCGCACAACAACCGATTGGACAGTCAAAGTGCTAGGCACCCAACCTAGCCACAGGTCGAGTTTGGGCATGACGGTAGAAACCCATGGTCATGTCGCGCAAGTCGCCGATGCTGACGTGGTATTATTCAGCAGTGGCTACAAAGGCGTACCTGGCGCACTTGCCGATTCTGAGTTTATGTCGGCCCTTAAATTAGATCCCTCGCGGCAATTACTTGGCAGTATCTGTGCGGGCTCATTCTTCTTTGCCAAGTTAGGCTTACTCGACAATATTTCGGCGACGACGCATCCCGATGCCAAACCCGCATTGGTGGCCATGGGGGTGGAGGTGGAAGACTGCGCTCTGGTGATCAATGGCAATATTGCCACTGCGGGAGGTTGTCTGTCCTCACTCTATTTAACGGGTTGGGTAGCGGAGCGTTTATTTGACAGTACAAAGCGCCGCGAAATTCATCGGCAACTGATCCCAGCTGGCCAAGCCGATGTTTTTGACGCTTTAATCGAATCCTCGATTGCCTCAGCGATTCGCTAA